One part of the Streptomyces sp. AM 2-1-1 genome encodes these proteins:
- a CDS encoding TDT family transporter produces the protein MALDERTLVRPPTTLPDAPRLPSLRHFGPNWYAVVMGTAIVASAGAALPHRVPGLRGACTAVWALSALLLVAVLIARAGHWRHHRGQARAHLLDPAVAPFLGCPPMALLAVGGATYAAGAPVVGGRAALVVDAVLYSAGTVLGLAVAVAVPYLMVVRHRLEPGSAAPAWLLPLVPPMVSAALGPPLIRELPAGQGREALLMGCYAMFGMSLLAVLAVLPLVVARLLHHGPLPLALTPTLFLVLGPLGQSTTAVNQLADVAPGAVGDPYASGLGALAVLYGVPATGFALLWLALSAALTVRALRAGMGFAMTWWGFTFPIGTCVTGAAGLARHTGLHAFGWLAEALFVCLVAAWALAAARTVRGLLGGSLLAAPVRPSAVVTV, from the coding sequence ATGGCCCTAGACGAGCGGACCCTGGTCCGGCCACCGACCACGCTTCCCGACGCGCCGCGGCTGCCCTCGCTGCGCCATTTCGGCCCGAACTGGTACGCGGTGGTGATGGGCACCGCGATCGTCGCGAGCGCGGGTGCGGCGCTGCCGCACCGGGTGCCCGGTCTGCGGGGTGCGTGCACCGCCGTCTGGGCGCTCTCGGCCCTCCTGCTGGTGGCGGTCCTCATCGCGCGGGCCGGGCACTGGCGCCATCACCGGGGGCAGGCCCGCGCCCATCTGCTGGACCCGGCGGTCGCGCCGTTCCTGGGCTGCCCGCCGATGGCGCTGCTCGCGGTCGGCGGGGCCACGTACGCGGCCGGGGCGCCGGTGGTGGGTGGGCGGGCCGCGCTGGTGGTGGACGCGGTGCTGTACTCGGCGGGCACCGTGCTGGGGCTCGCCGTCGCGGTGGCCGTCCCGTACCTCATGGTGGTGCGCCACCGGCTCGAACCCGGCAGCGCCGCCCCCGCGTGGCTGCTGCCGCTGGTCCCGCCCATGGTGTCCGCCGCGCTCGGCCCGCCGCTGATCCGGGAACTCCCGGCGGGACAGGGCCGTGAGGCGCTGCTGATGGGCTGCTACGCGATGTTCGGGATGTCGCTGCTGGCCGTCCTGGCCGTGCTGCCGCTGGTCGTCGCGCGGCTGCTGCACCACGGGCCGCTGCCCCTCGCGCTGACGCCGACGCTCTTCCTCGTGCTGGGGCCGCTCGGCCAGTCGACGACCGCGGTGAACCAGCTGGCCGACGTGGCTCCGGGTGCGGTCGGCGATCCGTACGCGAGCGGGCTCGGCGCCCTGGCGGTGCTCTACGGGGTGCCGGCCACGGGCTTCGCGCTGCTCTGGCTGGCCCTCTCCGCCGCCCTGACCGTGCGCGCCCTGCGGGCCGGAATGGGGTTCGCGATGACGTGGTGGGGCTTCACCTTCCCGATCGGCACCTGCGTCACCGGGGCGGCCGGTCTCGCCCGGCACACCGGACTGCACGCCTTCGGGTGGCTCGCCGAAGCCCTCTTCGTCTGCCTGGTGGCCGCGTGGGCGCTGGCCGCGGCGCGTACCGTACGGGGGCTGCTCGGCGGCTCGCTGCTCGCGGCGCCGGTCCGTCCCTCTGCCGTCGTGACGGTCTGA
- a CDS encoding helix-turn-helix domain-containing protein, with protein sequence MGEKDEKEALRVGAAVRRRRRTLGLTLAVVAARSGLSVPFLSQIENERARPSAQSLTRVALALETTTAKLREAADSARAVDVVRGDDEDGTRRLVRGRHQLSALEFTGEPDLGREFQHRNDELMYVVEGAVEVEAEGQAYRLGRADTLFLSGGVRHRWRATLPGTRLLVVAVAEHIDATYDPRR encoded by the coding sequence ATGGGCGAGAAGGACGAGAAGGAAGCACTGCGGGTGGGCGCCGCGGTGCGCCGGCGCCGAAGAACCCTGGGGCTCACGCTGGCCGTCGTGGCCGCGCGCAGCGGCCTCTCGGTGCCCTTCCTCAGTCAGATCGAGAACGAGAGGGCCCGGCCCAGCGCGCAGTCGCTCACCCGGGTCGCCCTGGCGCTGGAGACCACCACCGCCAAGCTGCGCGAGGCCGCCGACTCGGCACGCGCCGTGGACGTGGTGCGCGGCGACGACGAGGACGGCACGCGCCGGCTGGTGCGCGGACGCCACCAGCTCAGCGCCCTGGAGTTCACCGGGGAGCCGGACCTCGGCCGCGAGTTCCAGCACCGCAACGACGAGCTCATGTACGTCGTCGAGGGCGCCGTGGAGGTGGAGGCGGAGGGCCAGGCGTACCGGCTGGGCCGCGCCGACACGCTCTTCCTCTCCGGCGGGGTCCGCCACCGCTGGCGGGCCACCCTCCCCGGCACCCGACTCCTGGTCGTCGCGGTGGCCGAGCACATCGACGCCACCTACGACCCCCGCCGCTGA
- a CDS encoding LysR family transcriptional regulator, whose amino-acid sequence MPHVPDDPAPVPLSHRVPDLGALELLLSVARHGSLGRAAKELGISQPAASGRVRTMERQLGVALLDRSPRGSTLTDAGALVTDWARRIVEAAEAFDAGAQALRDRRDSRLRVAASMTIAEYLLPGWLIALRAERPGTAVSLLAGNSEQVARRLLLGEADLGFVEGLTTPDGLDGTVVAHDRLVVVVAPVHPWARRRTPLTPRELAATPLILRERGSGTRQVLHAALAAHGGLAEPLLELSSTTAVKGAAESGAGPCVLSELALGEELSARRLVPVHLAGVRLRRQLRAVWPTGHRPAGPARDLLTLTAGGI is encoded by the coding sequence ATGCCGCACGTTCCCGACGACCCCGCCCCCGTCCCCCTCTCCCACCGTGTCCCCGACCTCGGGGCGCTCGAACTGCTGCTCTCCGTCGCCCGCCACGGCAGTCTCGGCCGTGCCGCCAAAGAGCTCGGCATCAGCCAGCCCGCCGCCTCCGGCCGGGTCCGCACCATGGAGCGGCAGCTCGGGGTCGCGCTGCTGGACCGCTCCCCGCGCGGTTCCACCCTGACCGACGCGGGCGCCCTCGTCACCGACTGGGCCCGCCGGATCGTGGAGGCGGCCGAGGCCTTCGACGCGGGCGCCCAGGCGCTGCGCGACCGCCGGGACTCCCGGCTGCGGGTCGCGGCCAGCATGACGATCGCCGAGTACCTCCTGCCCGGCTGGCTGATCGCACTGCGCGCCGAACGCCCCGGCACCGCGGTCTCGCTGCTCGCCGGGAACTCCGAGCAGGTCGCCCGACGGCTCCTCCTCGGCGAGGCCGACCTCGGATTCGTGGAGGGTCTCACCACCCCCGACGGGCTCGACGGCACGGTCGTCGCGCACGACCGCCTGGTGGTCGTCGTCGCCCCCGTCCACCCCTGGGCCCGCCGCCGCACCCCGCTGACGCCGAGAGAACTGGCGGCGACCCCGCTGATCCTCCGGGAGCGGGGTTCCGGCACCCGCCAGGTCCTGCACGCGGCCCTCGCCGCGCACGGCGGTCTGGCCGAGCCGCTGCTGGAGCTCTCCTCCACGACCGCCGTGAAGGGCGCTGCGGAGAGTGGCGCCGGACCCTGCGTCCTGAGCGAACTCGCCCTCGGCGAGGAACTCTCCGCCCGCCGGCTCGTCCCCGTGCACCTCGCCGGCGTGCGGCTGCGGCGTCAGCTGCGGGCGGTCTGGCCCACCGGCCACCGCCCGGCCGGACCCGCCCGCGACCTGCTCACCCTGACGGCGGGCGGGATCTGA
- a CDS encoding amino acid deaminase/aldolase produces MTVRATDRARYDRATAHLDAPLAVVDLEAFDANADDLVARAAGKPIRVASKSVRCRALLERVLARPGFAGIMSFTMAESLWLARAGFDDVLLAYPSADRAAFAELAADPKLAASVTVMVDDPAQLELIDASRAGGAEVIRVALELDTSLRLLGGRVRVGALRSPLRSPAQLADLARSVARRPGFRLVGLMAYEGHIAGVGDAVAGRPLRSRAVRLMQATARRELVVRRAEVVRAVRTVAPDLEFVNGGGTGSVQHTAAESAVTEIAAGSGLYLPRLFDNYTSFTGRPAALFAQPVVRRPGVGVVTVLGGGYPASGAAGPDRLPVPYLPEGLRYDPQEGPGEVQTPLLGSAADDLLIGDKVWFRHAKAGELCERFDALQLIEGDRITATVPTYRGEGRTFL; encoded by the coding sequence ATGACTGTGCGCGCCACCGACCGGGCCCGTTACGACCGGGCCACCGCCCATCTCGACGCACCGCTCGCGGTGGTCGACCTGGAAGCCTTCGACGCCAACGCGGACGATCTCGTCGCCCGCGCCGCCGGGAAGCCGATCAGGGTGGCGAGCAAGTCCGTCCGCTGCCGGGCCCTGCTGGAGCGGGTGCTCGCCCGGCCCGGCTTCGCCGGGATCATGTCCTTCACGATGGCGGAATCGCTCTGGCTGGCCCGGGCGGGCTTCGACGACGTGCTGCTCGCCTACCCGTCCGCCGACCGGGCGGCCTTCGCCGAGCTGGCCGCCGACCCGAAGCTCGCCGCGTCGGTGACGGTGATGGTGGACGACCCGGCGCAGCTGGAGCTGATCGACGCTTCCCGGGCGGGCGGCGCCGAGGTGATCCGGGTGGCCCTGGAGCTGGACACCTCGCTGCGTCTGCTGGGCGGCCGGGTCCGGGTGGGCGCGCTCCGCTCGCCGTTGCGCTCCCCCGCCCAACTCGCCGACCTCGCCCGGTCGGTGGCGCGCCGGCCCGGCTTCCGCCTGGTGGGCCTGATGGCGTACGAGGGGCACATCGCGGGGGTCGGCGACGCGGTCGCCGGCCGTCCGCTGCGGTCCCGGGCCGTCCGGCTGATGCAGGCGACGGCCCGTCGGGAGCTGGTGGTGCGCCGCGCCGAGGTGGTCCGCGCGGTCCGGACGGTCGCGCCCGACCTGGAGTTCGTCAACGGCGGTGGCACGGGGAGCGTGCAGCACACGGCGGCCGAGTCCGCGGTGACGGAGATCGCGGCGGGATCGGGACTGTACCTCCCCCGGCTCTTCGACAACTACACCTCGTTCACCGGCCGTCCGGCGGCGCTCTTCGCGCAGCCCGTCGTCCGCAGGCCCGGGGTGGGCGTGGTGACGGTGCTCGGCGGCGGTTATCCGGCGTCCGGCGCGGCGGGTCCGGACCGGCTCCCCGTGCCGTACCTCCCCGAAGGGCTGCGCTACGACCCGCAGGAGGGGCCCGGCGAGGTCCAGACGCCGTTGCTGGGGTCGGCCGCCGACGATCTGCTGATCGGCGACAAGGTGTGGTTCCGGCACGCGAAGGCGGGCGAACTCTGCGAGCGTTTCGACGCGTTGCAGCTGATCGAGGGCGATCGGATCACGGCCACCGTACCGACCTACCGGGGCGAGGGCCGGACGTTCCTCTGA